TCGAAAGGGCTATCCCGACAAAGAAACCGTAAATTCCAAACTTTTCGCCGAGAATGAATAGGAAGGGGGCGGCGACAATCACGTCGCGTAATCCGCAGAGAAAAGCTCCGAGAAAAATCTTGTCGATGAGCAGATAATACGAAGAGAGCAAGTAGAGAAGACTGGTTCCGGTGAGCCCAAGAGCAATAATGCGTGCCCCGTTGATGGCCTCCTCGGCGATTTCTGGATTCTCGATGCCATAAATTTTTACGATGAGCGGAGCCGCTGCCGCTATGATGACGGTCATTAAAACCCCTTCGACAACAGCCGCTTTCTGCGCGAGCCTGTAGCAATTTTTAATGCCGCGGTAGGATTCTTCGCCTAGATAGATGTTGATGAGGGGTGTAATGGCTTCGCCGATGCCGTCAAAAATAATCTGAAACTCTTTTGCAAAGAATATAACGGAGGCGATAATCAGCATTTCAGAACCGAATGCGAATGTGATGTATTTTTCGACAATCACTGCAAAGCAGGCGAAAAATAGATAGGTACTCGCATCAATCGTACTGTATTTCGCTATGTGAAAAATTTTTGCAATTGAAAAGTGAAATCCGATTTTTAGCGAGTTTCCTTTTTTGAATAAGTGGAGACTAGTCACTAAAAGTGCAAGTGCGGTACCGATAAACGAACCCAGGGCGATACCTTCGATACCTATGGATTTTGCCAAGACTGTGGAAAGGGCAATGTTGACAACTAGCTGTATGATGCCTGCGATTGTGCTAATCGTGTCGTCTCCATCTGAAAATACGGCTTCGCACATCAGTAGGAATAAAGGCAAAATCAGAATGGTTAGCTTGTACCAAAAGAAATACTGCTTGGCCTGTTCAAAAACAGCGGGGGTCGCTTCGAAAAAATGGAGATAGGTATCGCCCAACAGCGTAAAGGCTAAGAACAAGAGTACGCCTATGCTAACAGCAGCGGTCAATCCGACCCTGAAATACTGGGTTGCTTTCGCTTGATCAAATTCTCCCATGGCGCGGTTGTACAAGATAGGAACGCCAATCGAAAGGATTCCGCCAAAAAAGGCGGCTAGGGAATATGCGGGGGTTACAAGGCTGATGCCGGCGACGCTCGTTTCTCCTAAGACAAGGCCTGAAATCACGGAATCCGACAGCAACAGGATTGGAACGACAATCATGTAGACTGTTCCCGAAACCAGTAGCGAAAGAAACTTTTTAGACAGAAATGTCTTGCTCATTCATTTAAATATAATAATAGGTTGAAAAAATGGTAATTTGATTAGGTACTCATCAAAAGGGTCAAATTCTTTTTTAACAGTTCCGCATACTGTAACGCCTGTTTTGGAGTGTATAGATTTTCCGCATACTCGATAAACAGGGATAGTCCCGAAGGACTTTCGCGAACCTCTATTTCGAAAGGCATTGCTGCATTGCGGTTCAATCCCACTTCTTCGATTTGAACCTCCGACGGAATTAGGCTCAACAAGGCGTCTTCATGGCCATGTTTTTGGTAGATGATTTCCAAGGTGTATGTGTCCAGTTCGTCATTGTAGAAAATATCACCTAGGCATTCCGAATAGAAAATACCCTTTAGGATTTGTTCTGAAATCTCGGAAAGAATTTTTGAGGGAGAATCCGTTTTTTTAAGATCGATAAAGATGGGTAGATTTTCTTCGAAGCTGCCAATGGTTTCGAGGTACTTGCCTTCTTTTCGGTTGTCGTAAGTCCAGGTGTAGCAGATTTTCTTTTTTCTTGTCATCTCGGAGAGGGCTAGTATTGCCGCCGCAATAGAAAGTTCATTCCTGGATGTAGAACGTCTTTTTTCGGCTTGGTTCATTTGATCGAGGGAGATTCCTAAATCGTAATCCAAATAAGCGCTTCTCCCGAAAGATTTTGTATGGTCATATTCAAGTACGCTGCACCACTTGGAATCGCCCTTTAGGGATTCGTAATATCTTTTTGCCTCAGCATATTTTGTGGACTTCTTGGTGTTTTCTAGGTCTTGTAAGTACGAATAATAAAAGTCATCTCCTGATTTTTCTTGGTAATACTCGTTGAAGGTCTGTACGGCGAATATAAAACACGAGTAATAGTCTCCT
This genomic stretch from Fibrobacter sp. UWH4 harbors:
- a CDS encoding MATE family efflux transporter encodes the protein MSKTFLSKKFLSLLVSGTVYMIVVPILLLSDSVISGLVLGETSVAGISLVTPAYSLAAFFGGILSIGVPILYNRAMGEFDQAKATQYFRVGLTAAVSIGVLLFLAFTLLGDTYLHFFEATPAVFEQAKQYFFWYKLTILILPLFLLMCEAVFSDGDDTISTIAGIIQLVVNIALSTVLAKSIGIEGIALGSFIGTALALLVTSLHLFKKGNSLKIGFHFSIAKIFHIAKYSTIDASTYLFFACFAVIVEKYITFAFGSEMLIIASVIFFAKEFQIIFDGIGEAITPLINIYLGEESYRGIKNCYRLAQKAAVVEGVLMTVIIAAAAPLIVKIYGIENPEIAEEAINGARIIALGLTGTSLLYLLSSYYLLIDKIFLGAFLCGLRDVIVAAPFLFILGEKFGIYGFFVGIALSSIFAYIVSTLFIRIKYGKENYPLLLADKEKRLNYRFYELKLEPELIIDVQKQIERYLLENGINKKIIAKVKLLIEELFMLVYEKNGNTTTYAECSVFIREDGIQIITKDDGILFDLSSDDVIAGSITEFMVSGYMEKMKNNKMYLTTMSYNRNTFKVKFEA